DNA from Devosia yakushimensis:
GCCGGTTTCGGTGCCGATCCCGGCCCTGGCCGAAGTGCAGGTGGCGCTCGAGCAGGCAGTGGAGGAAATCACCCAGACCGAAGGGCTCGAAACCAAGCGCATCATGCGTACCGGTACGGTCGCAACCTTCGACAACCGCAATTGGGAACTGCGCGACCAGGTGGAAATCACCCGGCAGCTCAGCCAATCGCGCGCCGTCGCTCTGGATATGGAAAGCGCGACAATTGCCGCCAATGGCTTCCGCTTCCGCGTGCCCTACGGCACCCTGCTCTGCGTCTCCGACAAGCCGTTGCATGGCGAGCTGAAGCTCCCCGGCATGGCTTCGGACTTCTACCGCACCCAGGTGAACCGGCATCTGCAGATCGGCCTGCGGGCGATGGAGATTTTGCGGGATCAACCGGCGGAACGGCTGCATTCACGCAAGCTGCGCAGTTTCGCGGAGACGGCGTTTCAGTAGGGCTGCGCCTACACTCAGTGTCACCCCGGCGCGGGCAACGGCCCATATCGAGATGCGGCTACAGCCGCAAGATGTGTGAACGGGTGGCCCTCGCGAGGCCATCTAGCGGGGTGTTGCGATATCCCAGGCCGGAATGGCGCTGCAGGTGGTTGAGCGAGCCTGCGTGCAAATACCTCCGTCCCTCCTCCTCACCGCGCTTCCCTCGGGCTTGACCCGAGGGCCGCTCTCAATACGGCGCAAGCGGCGAATGGTCCTCGGGTCAAGCCCGAGGAAGAGCGGTGATTTTGGCAAGATAGTGCACACCACCTTGTCTCCCCATCGCTGGAATCTATGCTGAAGGCTGCCCGCACATCCAGCGCTGGGATAGCCTTCAGCATGGATTCCGGCCTGCGCCGGAATGACACCGTGGGTGGAATGGCATCGCGGATAACAAAAAGCCCGGCATCACTGCCGGGCTTTTCATTCGCGGAATATCCGATCAGGCGTCGTCGCGGCTCAGCAGGGCCTTCCAGATGATGGCGCCCAAGGCCGCACCGATCAGCGGAGCGACGATGAAGAGCCAGACCTGACCCAGAGCGCCATTCTGCGCAAAGATGGCAGCAGCGATCGAGCGGGCCGGGTTGACCGACGTATTGGTCACTGGGATGGAGATCAGGTGGATCAACGTCAGGCCCAGACCGATGGCGATCGGCGCAAAGCCGGCCGGTGCGAGCTTGGACGTGGAGCCCAGGATCACGATCAGGAAGAAGGCGGTCAGCACGATTTCGGCCACCAGGGCCGCGACCAGCCCGTAACCGCCAGGCGACAATGCGTCATAGCCGTTGGAAGCAAAGCCACCAGCGGTAAAGCCGGCCGTTCCCGAAGCGATGACGAAGAGCACCGCCGCGC
Protein-coding regions in this window:
- the aqpZ gene encoding aquaporin Z, which codes for MIQRLSAEAFGTFWLVFGGCGAAVLAAGVPDVGIGYLGVAFAFGLTVLTMAYAVGNISGGHFNPAVSLGLAIAGKFEYKDLVPYWVAQLVGGILGAAVLFVIASGTAGFTAGGFASNGYDALSPGGYGLVAALVAEIVLTAFFLIVILGSTSKLAPAGFAPIAIGLGLTLIHLISIPVTNTSVNPARSIAAAIFAQNGALGQVWLFIVAPLIGAALGAIIWKALLSRDDA